One window of the Prionailurus bengalensis isolate Pbe53 chromosome E1, Fcat_Pben_1.1_paternal_pri, whole genome shotgun sequence genome contains the following:
- the NOL11 gene encoding nucleolar protein 11 isoform X2 → MAALEEEFTLSTVPLGAGPNGLLGVEQSDKTDQFLVTHGGRTVILYKVSDQKPLGSWSVKQGQIITCPAVCNFQTGEFIVVHDNKVLRIWNTEDVNLDKVFKATLSAEIYRIHSIQGTEPLVLFKEGAVRGLEALLAEPQQKIETVLSDDEVIKWTKVFMVFRHPVLIFITEKHGNHFAYIQTFSSRTLSKYTLFHGQEEKSAIQNFTASVDQKFISLMSLSSDGCVYETLIPIHPRDPDENQRVVRSLLLKTVVAGNARSGVALTVLDQDHVAVLGPPLPASKECLSIWNTKFQTLQTSRELPQGTSGQLWYFGENLFMLHGKFLTVIPYKCEVSSLAGALGKLKHSQDPGTHTVPHFVNWETSRGYGFGSQNSEQSKRILRRRKIEVNVPPPAFEQLLSTIKKDSEKDIEVELCKFLAVKRTPDFHTIVGDIVLELLGRHTTEPSFYPRNSLMQLIQTHVLSYSLCPGLMEAALEKTDVQMLQLCLQQFPDIPESITCACLKIFLSDPVQEKMDEQTEILQNGFNADEQNCDSCDRKLNQKPQDAAEETTSCPVVPKRAALLNAILHSAYSEMFLLPHLKDIPAQHVTLFLQYLYFLYLKCSENATMTLPGLHPPTLNQIMDWLCLLLDANFTVVVMIPEAKRLLLSLYKFVKSQICICSELNKIEVSFRELQKLNQEKNNRELYSIEVLELF, encoded by the exons ATGGCAGCCCTGGAGGAGGAATTCACGTTGTCTACGGTACCCTTGGGTGCCGGGCCTAACGGACTCCTAGGTGTGGAGCAGAGCGACAAAACCGACCAGTTTCTAGTGACGCACGGCGGCAGGACCGTCATCCTCTATAAG GTTTCTGATCAGAAACCCTTGGGGAGCTGGTCAGTGAAACAAGGCCAAATTATAACGTGTCCAGCTGTGTGCAACTTTCAAACTGGAGAGTTTATTGTTGTACATGACAATAAG GTTTTGAGAATATGGAATACTGAAGATGTAAACCTGGATAAAGTATTTAAAGCCACA TTGTCAGCTGAGATCTATAGGATACATTCAATACAAGGGACAGAACCCTTAGTGCTATTCAAGGAAGGTGCTGTTCGTGGTTTAGAGGCCTTGCTTGCGGAGCCCCAGCAGAAAATTGAAACTGTTCTCTCTGATGACGAAGTGATTAA gtGGACAAAGGTTTTCATGGTATTTAGGCATCCTGTCTTAATCTTTATTACTGAAAAA CATGGAAATCACTTTGCTTACATACAAACATTTAGCTCTCGCACCTTAAGCAAATACACACTCTTCCATggacaagaagaaaaatctgcCATACAGAATTTTACTGCATCTGTGGATCAGAAATTCATCTCTCTGATGTCATTAA GCTCTGATGGGTGTGTATATGAAACCTTGATACCAATACATCCGAGGGACCCAGACGAAAATCAGAGGGTAGTCAGATCGCTATTGCTCAAGACTGTGGTGGCCGGTAATGCTCGAAGTGGTGTTGCACTCACCGTCCTGGATCAGGATCACGTAGCAGTCCTAGGACCGCCGCTGCCAGCTTCCAAGG AATGCCTTTCCATATGGAACACGAAATTTCAAACACTACAGACTTCCAGAGAGTTACCACAGGGGACCAGCGGTCAA CTCTGGTATTTTGGGGAAAATTTATTTATGCTACATGGAAAATTTCTTACTGTGATTCCATACAAGTGTGAAGTATCTTCATTAGCAGGTGCTCTTGGAAAACTCAAGCATAGTCAAGATCCAG GTACTCACACTGTGCCTCATTTTGTAAACTGGGAAACATCTCGAGGATATGGATTTGGATCCCAGAACTCAGAGCAGTCGAAGAGAATT TTAAGGAGAAGGAAAATTGAAGTGAATGTGCCACCTCCAGCATTCGAACAGCTTTTATCAacaataaag AAAGATTCAGAAAAAGACATCGAAGTAGAACTATGTAAATTTTTGGCTGTGAAGCGGACACCTGACTTTCATACTATTGTTGGGGACATAGTATTAGAACTTCTGGGACGACATACAACAGAGCCATCATTTTACCCCCGGAACTCTCTGATGCAACTTATCCAGACACACGTGCTTTCTTACAG CTTGTGCCCCGGCCTGATGGAGGCGGCCTTGGAAAAGACAGATGTGCAGATGTTACAGCTGTGTCTACAGCAGTTCCCCGACATTCCTGAATCGATCACCTGTGCttgcttaaaaattttcttgAG TGATCCTGTGCAAGAGAAAATGGACGAGCAAACGGAAATTCTTCAAAACGGTTTCAATGCTGACGAACAAAACTGTGATAGCTGTGATCGGAAGTTAAACCAAAAGCCTCAGGACGCAGCCGAGGAGACCACCTCGTGCCCTGTGGTACCGAAGAGAGCGGCACTGCT AAATGCAATTCTTCATTCAGCTTATAGCGAAATGTTTCTTCTGCCGCACTTGAAAGACATCCCAGCACAACATGTCACT CTATTTCTCcagtatttgtatttcctttatctGAAGTGTAGTGAAAATGCTACTATGACTCTTCCTGGACTGCACCCTCCAACCTTGAACCAA ATTATGGATTGGCTATGCCTCCTTCTGGATGCTAACTTTACCGTTGTGGTAATGATACCAGAAGCAAAAAGACTACTGTTAAGTCTTTATAAGTTTGTGAAATCCCAG atATGCATTTGCTCCGAGCTCAACAAGATTGAAGTAAGTTTTCGTGAGCTGCAAAAACTAAATCAAGAAAAGAATAATAGGGAATTATATTCAATCGAAGTACTGGAACTCTTCTGA
- the NOL11 gene encoding nucleolar protein 11 isoform X3 yields MVFRHPVLIFITEKHGNHFAYIQTFSSRTLSKYTLFHGQEEKSAIQNFTASVDQKFISLMSLSSDGCVYETLIPIHPRDPDENQRVVRSLLLKTVVAGNARSGVALTVLDQDHVAVLGPPLPASKECLSIWNTKFQTLQTSRELPQGTSGQLWYFGENLFMLHGKFLTVIPYKCEVSSLAGALGKLKHSQDPGTHTVPHFVNWETSRGYGFGSQNSEQSKRILRRRKIEVNVPPPAFEQLLSTIKKDSEKDIEVELCKFLAVKRTPDFHTIVGDIVLELLGRHTTEPSFYPRNSLMQLIQTHVLSYSLCPGLMEAALEKTDVQMLQLCLQQFPDIPESITCACLKIFLSVSDDSLQETEINMESVSDCSDPVQEKMDEQTEILQNGFNADEQNCDSCDRKLNQKPQDAAEETTSCPVVPKRAALLNAILHSAYSEMFLLPHLKDIPAQHVTLFLQYLYFLYLKCSENATMTLPGLHPPTLNQIMDWLCLLLDANFTVVVMIPEAKRLLLSLYKFVKSQICICSELNKIEVSFRELQKLNQEKNNRELYSIEVLELF; encoded by the exons ATGGTATTTAGGCATCCTGTCTTAATCTTTATTACTGAAAAA CATGGAAATCACTTTGCTTACATACAAACATTTAGCTCTCGCACCTTAAGCAAATACACACTCTTCCATggacaagaagaaaaatctgcCATACAGAATTTTACTGCATCTGTGGATCAGAAATTCATCTCTCTGATGTCATTAA GCTCTGATGGGTGTGTATATGAAACCTTGATACCAATACATCCGAGGGACCCAGACGAAAATCAGAGGGTAGTCAGATCGCTATTGCTCAAGACTGTGGTGGCCGGTAATGCTCGAAGTGGTGTTGCACTCACCGTCCTGGATCAGGATCACGTAGCAGTCCTAGGACCGCCGCTGCCAGCTTCCAAGG AATGCCTTTCCATATGGAACACGAAATTTCAAACACTACAGACTTCCAGAGAGTTACCACAGGGGACCAGCGGTCAA CTCTGGTATTTTGGGGAAAATTTATTTATGCTACATGGAAAATTTCTTACTGTGATTCCATACAAGTGTGAAGTATCTTCATTAGCAGGTGCTCTTGGAAAACTCAAGCATAGTCAAGATCCAG GTACTCACACTGTGCCTCATTTTGTAAACTGGGAAACATCTCGAGGATATGGATTTGGATCCCAGAACTCAGAGCAGTCGAAGAGAATT TTAAGGAGAAGGAAAATTGAAGTGAATGTGCCACCTCCAGCATTCGAACAGCTTTTATCAacaataaag AAAGATTCAGAAAAAGACATCGAAGTAGAACTATGTAAATTTTTGGCTGTGAAGCGGACACCTGACTTTCATACTATTGTTGGGGACATAGTATTAGAACTTCTGGGACGACATACAACAGAGCCATCATTTTACCCCCGGAACTCTCTGATGCAACTTATCCAGACACACGTGCTTTCTTACAG CTTGTGCCCCGGCCTGATGGAGGCGGCCTTGGAAAAGACAGATGTGCAGATGTTACAGCTGTGTCTACAGCAGTTCCCCGACATTCCTGAATCGATCACCTGTGCttgcttaaaaattttcttgAG CGTTAGTGATGACAGTcttcaagaaacagaaatcaatatGGAATCAGTTTCTGACTGTAGTGATCCTGTGCAAGAGAAAATGGACGAGCAAACGGAAATTCTTCAAAACGGTTTCAATGCTGACGAACAAAACTGTGATAGCTGTGATCGGAAGTTAAACCAAAAGCCTCAGGACGCAGCCGAGGAGACCACCTCGTGCCCTGTGGTACCGAAGAGAGCGGCACTGCT AAATGCAATTCTTCATTCAGCTTATAGCGAAATGTTTCTTCTGCCGCACTTGAAAGACATCCCAGCACAACATGTCACT CTATTTCTCcagtatttgtatttcctttatctGAAGTGTAGTGAAAATGCTACTATGACTCTTCCTGGACTGCACCCTCCAACCTTGAACCAA ATTATGGATTGGCTATGCCTCCTTCTGGATGCTAACTTTACCGTTGTGGTAATGATACCAGAAGCAAAAAGACTACTGTTAAGTCTTTATAAGTTTGTGAAATCCCAG atATGCATTTGCTCCGAGCTCAACAAGATTGAAGTAAGTTTTCGTGAGCTGCAAAAACTAAATCAAGAAAAGAATAATAGGGAATTATATTCAATCGAAGTACTGGAACTCTTCTGA
- the NOL11 gene encoding nucleolar protein 11 isoform X1, whose translation MAALEEEFTLSTVPLGAGPNGLLGVEQSDKTDQFLVTHGGRTVILYKVSDQKPLGSWSVKQGQIITCPAVCNFQTGEFIVVHDNKVLRIWNTEDVNLDKVFKATLSAEIYRIHSIQGTEPLVLFKEGAVRGLEALLAEPQQKIETVLSDDEVIKWTKVFMVFRHPVLIFITEKHGNHFAYIQTFSSRTLSKYTLFHGQEEKSAIQNFTASVDQKFISLMSLSSDGCVYETLIPIHPRDPDENQRVVRSLLLKTVVAGNARSGVALTVLDQDHVAVLGPPLPASKECLSIWNTKFQTLQTSRELPQGTSGQLWYFGENLFMLHGKFLTVIPYKCEVSSLAGALGKLKHSQDPGTHTVPHFVNWETSRGYGFGSQNSEQSKRILRRRKIEVNVPPPAFEQLLSTIKKDSEKDIEVELCKFLAVKRTPDFHTIVGDIVLELLGRHTTEPSFYPRNSLMQLIQTHVLSYSLCPGLMEAALEKTDVQMLQLCLQQFPDIPESITCACLKIFLSVSDDSLQETEINMESVSDCSDPVQEKMDEQTEILQNGFNADEQNCDSCDRKLNQKPQDAAEETTSCPVVPKRAALLNAILHSAYSEMFLLPHLKDIPAQHVTLFLQYLYFLYLKCSENATMTLPGLHPPTLNQIMDWLCLLLDANFTVVVMIPEAKRLLLSLYKFVKSQICICSELNKIEVSFRELQKLNQEKNNRELYSIEVLELF comes from the exons ATGGCAGCCCTGGAGGAGGAATTCACGTTGTCTACGGTACCCTTGGGTGCCGGGCCTAACGGACTCCTAGGTGTGGAGCAGAGCGACAAAACCGACCAGTTTCTAGTGACGCACGGCGGCAGGACCGTCATCCTCTATAAG GTTTCTGATCAGAAACCCTTGGGGAGCTGGTCAGTGAAACAAGGCCAAATTATAACGTGTCCAGCTGTGTGCAACTTTCAAACTGGAGAGTTTATTGTTGTACATGACAATAAG GTTTTGAGAATATGGAATACTGAAGATGTAAACCTGGATAAAGTATTTAAAGCCACA TTGTCAGCTGAGATCTATAGGATACATTCAATACAAGGGACAGAACCCTTAGTGCTATTCAAGGAAGGTGCTGTTCGTGGTTTAGAGGCCTTGCTTGCGGAGCCCCAGCAGAAAATTGAAACTGTTCTCTCTGATGACGAAGTGATTAA gtGGACAAAGGTTTTCATGGTATTTAGGCATCCTGTCTTAATCTTTATTACTGAAAAA CATGGAAATCACTTTGCTTACATACAAACATTTAGCTCTCGCACCTTAAGCAAATACACACTCTTCCATggacaagaagaaaaatctgcCATACAGAATTTTACTGCATCTGTGGATCAGAAATTCATCTCTCTGATGTCATTAA GCTCTGATGGGTGTGTATATGAAACCTTGATACCAATACATCCGAGGGACCCAGACGAAAATCAGAGGGTAGTCAGATCGCTATTGCTCAAGACTGTGGTGGCCGGTAATGCTCGAAGTGGTGTTGCACTCACCGTCCTGGATCAGGATCACGTAGCAGTCCTAGGACCGCCGCTGCCAGCTTCCAAGG AATGCCTTTCCATATGGAACACGAAATTTCAAACACTACAGACTTCCAGAGAGTTACCACAGGGGACCAGCGGTCAA CTCTGGTATTTTGGGGAAAATTTATTTATGCTACATGGAAAATTTCTTACTGTGATTCCATACAAGTGTGAAGTATCTTCATTAGCAGGTGCTCTTGGAAAACTCAAGCATAGTCAAGATCCAG GTACTCACACTGTGCCTCATTTTGTAAACTGGGAAACATCTCGAGGATATGGATTTGGATCCCAGAACTCAGAGCAGTCGAAGAGAATT TTAAGGAGAAGGAAAATTGAAGTGAATGTGCCACCTCCAGCATTCGAACAGCTTTTATCAacaataaag AAAGATTCAGAAAAAGACATCGAAGTAGAACTATGTAAATTTTTGGCTGTGAAGCGGACACCTGACTTTCATACTATTGTTGGGGACATAGTATTAGAACTTCTGGGACGACATACAACAGAGCCATCATTTTACCCCCGGAACTCTCTGATGCAACTTATCCAGACACACGTGCTTTCTTACAG CTTGTGCCCCGGCCTGATGGAGGCGGCCTTGGAAAAGACAGATGTGCAGATGTTACAGCTGTGTCTACAGCAGTTCCCCGACATTCCTGAATCGATCACCTGTGCttgcttaaaaattttcttgAG CGTTAGTGATGACAGTcttcaagaaacagaaatcaatatGGAATCAGTTTCTGACTGTAGTGATCCTGTGCAAGAGAAAATGGACGAGCAAACGGAAATTCTTCAAAACGGTTTCAATGCTGACGAACAAAACTGTGATAGCTGTGATCGGAAGTTAAACCAAAAGCCTCAGGACGCAGCCGAGGAGACCACCTCGTGCCCTGTGGTACCGAAGAGAGCGGCACTGCT AAATGCAATTCTTCATTCAGCTTATAGCGAAATGTTTCTTCTGCCGCACTTGAAAGACATCCCAGCACAACATGTCACT CTATTTCTCcagtatttgtatttcctttatctGAAGTGTAGTGAAAATGCTACTATGACTCTTCCTGGACTGCACCCTCCAACCTTGAACCAA ATTATGGATTGGCTATGCCTCCTTCTGGATGCTAACTTTACCGTTGTGGTAATGATACCAGAAGCAAAAAGACTACTGTTAAGTCTTTATAAGTTTGTGAAATCCCAG atATGCATTTGCTCCGAGCTCAACAAGATTGAAGTAAGTTTTCGTGAGCTGCAAAAACTAAATCAAGAAAAGAATAATAGGGAATTATATTCAATCGAAGTACTGGAACTCTTCTGA